From Tautonia rosea, one genomic window encodes:
- a CDS encoding amidohydrolase family protein, translating into MGPLSLETEPYIDAHSHIWTPDLVRYPLAPGFTQSEMLPPSFTAEELLSTCRPSGVGRVNLIQMSYYGFDNSYMVDMIAAYPDRFIGTAIIDPEGRDPGAEMADLATKGVRAFRVQPQFLKLPMDRWLDHPGYDAMFSHASKSKQAISFLIDPNALPEVDRVCRTYPETPFIVDHLARIGVDGQFREPDLRALCDLARNPNAYVKIGAFYALSPMGPPYTDLAPMIRRVVDAYGSHRCMWESDCPFQVVDHSYQASIDLIQTQLDFLDDDDRRWLLTGTAESLLFAESA; encoded by the coding sequence GTGGGTCCGCTATCACTTGAGACCGAACCCTACATCGATGCTCATTCTCACATTTGGACTCCTGATCTTGTTCGATATCCCCTTGCTCCCGGATTCACTCAAAGCGAGATGCTGCCCCCGTCGTTCACGGCTGAGGAACTGCTTTCAACCTGTCGACCGTCAGGTGTGGGACGGGTGAATCTGATCCAGATGAGTTATTACGGATTCGATAATTCGTACATGGTTGACATGATCGCGGCCTATCCTGATCGCTTTATCGGGACAGCGATCATCGATCCTGAAGGGCGTGATCCTGGTGCTGAAATGGCTGACCTGGCGACAAAGGGGGTTCGAGCGTTTCGTGTTCAACCGCAGTTCCTCAAGCTTCCGATGGATCGCTGGCTCGATCACCCCGGATATGATGCGATGTTTTCCCATGCGTCTAAGAGCAAACAGGCAATTAGCTTTCTGATCGATCCCAATGCGTTGCCGGAAGTCGATCGGGTATGCCGAACGTACCCGGAGACTCCGTTCATCGTCGATCATCTTGCTCGGATCGGAGTCGATGGTCAGTTCCGAGAGCCCGATCTTCGAGCACTGTGCGATCTTGCCAGAAATCCGAATGCCTACGTCAAGATTGGAGCCTTTTACGCGCTGAGCCCAATGGGTCCGCCATATACTGACCTTGCACCCATGATTCGCCGTGTTGTTGATGCGTATGGGTCGCATCGCTGCATGTGGGAGAGTGATTGCCCATTCCAAGTGGTTGATCATTCGTATCAAGCGAGCATTGATCTCATCCAAACTCAGCTCGACTTCCTCGACGACGACGATCGACGATGGCTGTTAACTGGAACTGCCGAGTCGCTTCTCTTCGCCGAGTCAGCCTGA
- a CDS encoding metal-sulfur cluster assembly factor yields the protein MRRSLSIERTDSVEAKVRLLHEAYQKGRLDLVLSLADSIREGIRFDRQITLDPFEPHLEAENFVPVADLPKPWAIWARGWRLVQALSIFETIGQARSGEPVEIRLRLRIDQVTDPNRELRIARVDLEQGTLHELPSQVSSVTRSDQEWRCRLTFLAKVPQHDQATYLVFTDNPNAERPEYITDLNVVGEGYDLEISNHFYVARLSGQVGQLERLTSRREHGLELYAGGKGHGEPPGIDWAHDYVDHESFQKLRVRNWAECPDFEVERGPIFVRLRRWGFPHSPVHPLFTPSRIHIDQTYTFHAGLPYFFKEGTMEAIKDVRIEAMRDDEWVFSGYSYTNLIWFDGSGKLHDGPVPPEAANNLWGVGFYHNQSQDAFLAFWLDHRVDGHDRIDHSGSPTLSYPGHGQLWSRYPAQQTVLNAGTVFHQRNAYHLFPFSGEGDAEALEAMRHRLLNPIEPIADELPRCAHPLASGSLARQGETEEYGLQKQNIWHALHQVKDEQLYTAEASIVDLGYIYDVRVRAGVALVTVTMPHRGRPVHDFLVSQGGGRVSEGIREHVLRVEGIENVVVDLTWNPPWTVARLSNQGRAVMGLDPS from the coding sequence ATGCGTCGAAGTCTTTCGATCGAACGAACAGATTCCGTCGAGGCGAAGGTCCGACTGCTTCACGAGGCCTATCAGAAGGGGCGGCTCGATTTGGTCTTGTCCCTGGCTGATTCCATTCGGGAAGGCATTCGATTTGATCGTCAGATCACGCTCGATCCATTCGAGCCTCATCTCGAGGCTGAAAACTTTGTGCCGGTTGCCGATCTCCCGAAACCCTGGGCCATTTGGGCAAGAGGATGGAGGTTGGTCCAGGCGCTCTCGATCTTCGAGACCATCGGACAGGCTCGCTCCGGTGAACCGGTTGAAATTCGCCTCCGGCTCCGAATCGATCAGGTGACCGATCCAAACCGAGAACTTCGTATTGCCCGAGTTGACCTCGAGCAGGGCACCCTCCATGAGCTCCCCTCGCAGGTGTCCAGCGTGACTCGCTCGGATCAAGAGTGGCGCTGCCGTCTAACATTTCTTGCGAAGGTTCCCCAGCACGACCAGGCGACATACCTCGTCTTTACAGACAATCCCAACGCCGAACGCCCCGAGTACATCACCGACCTAAACGTTGTAGGTGAAGGCTACGACCTGGAAATCAGCAACCACTTTTATGTTGCTCGACTGTCCGGACAGGTCGGGCAGCTGGAACGCCTCACCTCACGTCGAGAACACGGGCTAGAGCTCTATGCCGGCGGAAAAGGGCATGGTGAACCTCCAGGAATCGATTGGGCCCACGATTATGTTGATCATGAGTCCTTCCAGAAGCTCCGAGTGCGAAACTGGGCGGAATGTCCCGATTTCGAGGTTGAACGGGGTCCAATATTCGTTCGGCTTCGTCGGTGGGGATTTCCTCACAGTCCCGTGCATCCGCTGTTCACCCCAAGCCGGATACACATCGATCAGACCTACACATTCCATGCAGGATTACCCTATTTCTTCAAAGAAGGAACCATGGAGGCGATCAAGGATGTGCGGATCGAAGCCATGCGGGATGATGAGTGGGTTTTCTCCGGCTATTCATACACGAACCTGATCTGGTTCGATGGCTCGGGAAAGCTTCACGACGGCCCAGTCCCCCCCGAGGCCGCCAACAACCTCTGGGGGGTCGGGTTCTATCACAATCAAAGCCAGGATGCCTTTCTTGCCTTCTGGCTGGACCATCGGGTTGACGGGCACGATCGGATCGACCATTCCGGCTCACCCACCCTCTCCTATCCCGGGCACGGACAACTCTGGAGCCGATATCCGGCACAGCAGACCGTCCTGAACGCCGGAACGGTCTTCCACCAACGAAATGCCTATCACCTCTTCCCCTTCTCCGGAGAGGGCGACGCCGAAGCTCTGGAAGCGATGCGGCACCGGCTTCTGAATCCGATCGAGCCGATCGCCGATGAACTTCCCCGGTGTGCTCACCCCCTTGCAAGCGGTTCCCTCGCTCGCCAGGGAGAAACCGAGGAATACGGACTTCAGAAACAGAACATCTGGCACGCGCTCCACCAGGTCAAGGACGAGCAACTCTATACCGCCGAGGCTAGTATCGTCGACCTTGGTTACATTTACGATGTCCGGGTGCGGGCCGGAGTCGCTCTCGTGACCGTGACCATGCCCCATCGAGGGCGACCGGTCCACGACTTCCTTGTCTCACAAGGAGGTGGCCGTGTGAGTGAAGGAATTCGTGAACACGTCCTCAGAGTTGAGGGGATTGAGAATGTGGTCGTTGACCTGACCTGGAACCCTCCCTGGACCGTCGCTCGATTGTCCAACCAGGGACGAGCGGTCATGGGCCTGGACCCATCGTGA
- a CDS encoding AbgT family transporter, giving the protein MPPEATDPPPQVTGIDPESKQSAIDRALNLIERLGNMLPDPAVLFLILMVIVWGASAALSPIEFTEIHPVTQEPIRIQNQLTGESLANFLANMVATFVGFHPLGVVLVALLGVGVAEHTGFINAGLKALLGITSRSLLTPMLILVAIVSHTAADAGYVLVIPLGGVIFHAAGRHPLAGIAAAFAGVSGGFSANFIPSGIDPLLQGLTQAGAQVIDADRLVNPLCNWYFTAASSALIILLGWYLTDRIIEPRLAMTKVDGDLSDLQPMASLGTREWRGLVAALLAMVGSLIVLGVLSAPADSPLRSPEGGLTDAKARLMQSIVPLIFLLFLIPGVVYGYVAGTVKDHRDIIKGMSKSMSAMGYYIVLAFFASLFIKAFNDSNIGALMALKGADGLRALRLPPQVTIVGIILLTGAVNLLVGSASAKWALLSPIFVPMLMQLGISPELTQAAYRVGDSTTNIITPLMPYFPLVVVYCQRYVRGTGIGTLVSLMLPYSVVFLVVWTVFLVLYWMIGIPMGLDAPYSYP; this is encoded by the coding sequence ATGCCCCCCGAGGCGACCGACCCGCCCCCGCAAGTCACGGGGATCGATCCCGAGAGCAAACAGTCTGCGATCGACCGCGCCCTGAATCTGATCGAACGGCTGGGCAACATGCTGCCCGATCCGGCGGTTCTATTCCTCATCCTCATGGTGATTGTCTGGGGAGCGTCGGCGGCGCTTTCTCCGATCGAGTTCACTGAGATCCATCCGGTCACACAAGAGCCGATCCGAATCCAGAACCAGTTGACCGGCGAGAGCCTGGCGAATTTTCTGGCGAACATGGTCGCCACGTTCGTCGGCTTCCACCCGCTGGGGGTAGTGCTGGTGGCCTTGCTTGGAGTGGGAGTGGCTGAGCATACCGGATTTATCAACGCCGGTTTGAAGGCCCTGTTGGGGATCACGTCTCGATCTCTCCTCACACCCATGCTGATCCTGGTGGCGATAGTCAGTCACACGGCGGCCGACGCGGGATATGTGCTGGTGATCCCGCTTGGTGGGGTCATCTTTCACGCCGCCGGACGGCATCCGTTGGCCGGAATCGCAGCGGCGTTCGCGGGGGTTTCGGGTGGGTTCAGCGCGAACTTTATCCCCTCGGGGATCGATCCGTTGCTGCAAGGATTGACTCAGGCCGGTGCGCAGGTCATCGACGCAGATCGCCTGGTGAATCCACTCTGTAACTGGTATTTCACGGCAGCGTCTTCGGCCTTGATCATTCTGCTTGGCTGGTATCTGACGGATCGGATTATCGAACCTCGACTAGCAATGACCAAGGTCGATGGTGACCTGTCAGACCTTCAACCGATGGCGTCTCTCGGCACTCGGGAATGGCGAGGCCTGGTCGCCGCGCTGTTGGCGATGGTGGGCAGTCTGATCGTGCTCGGCGTGTTGAGTGCTCCGGCCGACTCACCCTTGCGATCTCCCGAGGGCGGGTTGACCGACGCGAAGGCGCGCTTGATGCAATCCATTGTCCCATTGATCTTCCTGCTGTTCTTGATTCCCGGCGTTGTCTACGGTTACGTTGCCGGAACAGTCAAGGACCACCGAGACATCATCAAGGGAATGAGCAAGTCGATGTCGGCAATGGGATATTACATTGTCCTCGCCTTTTTTGCGTCTTTGTTTATCAAGGCATTCAATGATTCGAATATTGGTGCCCTGATGGCATTGAAGGGGGCCGATGGACTTCGGGCCTTGCGACTGCCGCCACAGGTCACAATTGTCGGAATTATTCTGTTGACCGGAGCGGTAAACTTGCTGGTCGGTTCGGCCTCGGCGAAGTGGGCATTACTTTCGCCCATTTTCGTCCCAATGCTGATGCAACTGGGAATTTCTCCCGAACTGACCCAGGCCGCCTACCGAGTGGGGGATTCGACCACGAACATCATTACCCCGTTAATGCCGTATTTCCCTCTCGTGGTGGTGTACTGCCAGCGCTACGTGAGAGGGACGGGGATTGGCACCTTGGTGTCGTTGATGCTTCCGTATTCGGTGGTTTTTCTCGTGGTTTGGACTGTCTTCCTGGTGTTGTACTGGATGATTGGGATCCCGATGGGGCTCGATGCGCCGTACAGCTATCCGTGA
- the trhA gene encoding PAQR family membrane homeostasis protein TrhA, translated as MKLEHSRIPEADRPRMLGVNWMTDQNDQEWRPWTKAEELANAVSHGLGFVAALMVFPLLVDGALEVGGRTAALAAAIFGTTMVVVYLSSALHHALPEGQTKRLIEVIDRAAIFLLIAGTYTPFALGVLRGTWGWLLLVSVWALAIYGIFRTIAAGTIRPYQGTKLYLVMGWLILLVVGPVTERMDPRGLALLVAGGMAYTIGVGFYAAQKMKFHHLVWHVCVMAGSACHVLATLWYAVA; from the coding sequence ATGAAGCTGGAACACTCGAGAATCCCCGAAGCCGATCGTCCGAGAATGCTTGGGGTCAACTGGATGACTGATCAGAACGATCAGGAGTGGAGACCCTGGACAAAGGCCGAGGAACTTGCCAATGCGGTAAGTCACGGCCTCGGGTTCGTGGCGGCTCTCATGGTGTTTCCCTTGCTGGTCGATGGTGCCCTGGAGGTCGGAGGAAGGACCGCGGCTCTGGCGGCAGCGATCTTTGGGACAACGATGGTCGTCGTTTATCTCTCGTCGGCACTCCATCATGCCTTACCCGAAGGTCAGACAAAGCGGCTGATCGAGGTGATCGACCGAGCAGCGATTTTTCTTTTGATTGCAGGAACTTACACTCCATTCGCACTGGGCGTTCTGAGAGGGACCTGGGGCTGGTTGCTGCTTGTGTCGGTCTGGGCTCTGGCGATTTATGGCATCTTTCGAACGATCGCGGCGGGCACCATCCGCCCCTACCAAGGAACGAAACTTTACCTCGTGATGGGCTGGTTGATCTTACTTGTGGTTGGACCGGTGACCGAACGAATGGATCCCCGAGGTCTGGCATTGCTAGTGGCGGGGGGGATGGCGTACACGATCGGAGTGGGATTTTATGCCGCTCAGAAGATGAAGTTTCATCATCTGGTATGGCATGTGTGTGTGATGGCAGGCTCGGCCTGTCACGTGCTTGCAACGCTTTGGTATGCAGTGGCCTGA
- a CDS encoding VPS10 domain-containing protein: MAVGLGIVALAVSPVWAQEVNLDTQDRISEIQERIEELTRQLEALKQAEAERALAEGEGPRVDPAWIDSLQWRELGPANMGGRIVSLAVVEDDPSTFYVATASGGLLKTTNNGISFTHLFERETTVSIGDVAVAPSDPNIVWVGTGEQNPRNSVSYGDGVYKSTDGGKTWTNMGLKESFQIGRILIHPHDSNVVYVGALGRLYGPNEERGLYKTTDGGDTWEKVLHLDESTGIIDAVMHPTNPDTLLVAAYERRRDEFDVGDPAVKFGEKAGIYKTTDGGRSFARITQGLPTCKLGRIGLNYFRSNPDVVFAIVESERIGEGPKLPEGKQPALMGIQGEDSEIGAGLTAITPDGPAAKAGLESGDVVTEIDGTKVEKYQDLIDVLRTKFAGDTVSVKARRGDEEKTFELTFAARPTQGDTRRPFAASLGGQQENKQDEQGDEGFETGGVYKSTDGGETWTRINSLNPRPMYFSKIRVDPTDEQRLYVLGIALYRSQDGGKTFTADGAREAHADNHALWIDPRDGRHIILGTDGGTYVSYDRCEQWDHLNHLALGQFYHVAIDTRRLYSAYGGLQDNGTWGGPVATRNGQGPTNEDWIRVGGGDGFQCRVDPDDPDLIYYTSQYGALQRVNLRTGERGSIRPPRPEGTRYRWNWNTPFILSSHNPKVYYAAGNYVFRSLDRGNDLRIISPEITRTDRGSATALAESPVDRDVLYVGTDDGKLWVSRDGGVVWTDVTEALGLPGPRGMSTVEPSRFEAGRCYVAIDAHRNDDDNPYLFVTEDYGETWESITSNLPRGSTRCLREDVKNPELLYCGTEFALWFSINRGQSWQRLNSNLPTVAIHEIAIHPTAGEIVAATHGRSLWVLDVTPIRELTEEVREAKAHLYRPLPAVRWKREPIRGGTNRKFYGENPTNGGVLYYSLTREAEQVSLNVVDAAGQTLQTLRTSRQPGLHRVVWDLTRRPEGRRGLPGGRRMQGIPVPPGTYGIILEVDGESFRQTIRVEQDPALPVSESIVADADWQPINEEEEPKGARKAPVDFD, from the coding sequence TTGGCGGTCGGATTGGGCATTGTCGCCCTCGCCGTCTCTCCGGTCTGGGCCCAGGAAGTAAACCTCGACACTCAAGATCGAATCTCCGAGATTCAGGAACGAATCGAGGAACTCACCCGGCAACTCGAAGCGTTGAAGCAAGCGGAAGCCGAGCGGGCATTAGCCGAAGGAGAGGGACCTCGCGTCGATCCAGCCTGGATCGACAGTCTTCAATGGCGGGAGCTTGGTCCGGCGAACATGGGAGGGCGGATCGTCTCCCTCGCGGTGGTCGAAGACGATCCCAGCACGTTTTACGTTGCCACGGCCTCGGGAGGATTGCTCAAAACGACGAATAACGGCATTTCCTTCACTCACCTGTTCGAACGCGAGACCACCGTTTCGATCGGAGATGTGGCTGTCGCTCCGTCTGATCCGAACATCGTCTGGGTTGGAACAGGAGAGCAGAATCCGAGAAACTCCGTCTCCTACGGTGATGGCGTTTACAAGTCTACCGATGGTGGCAAAACCTGGACCAATATGGGGTTGAAGGAGTCGTTTCAGATTGGTCGAATCTTGATCCATCCTCACGATTCGAACGTTGTCTACGTTGGTGCACTTGGGCGTCTCTACGGACCGAACGAGGAACGTGGCCTCTATAAAACCACCGATGGGGGTGATACCTGGGAAAAGGTTCTACACCTGGACGAATCGACCGGCATCATTGACGCCGTCATGCATCCGACCAATCCTGACACGCTCCTTGTCGCGGCCTATGAGCGTCGTCGAGACGAATTCGATGTGGGCGACCCGGCCGTCAAATTCGGCGAGAAGGCCGGGATCTATAAAACGACTGATGGTGGTCGATCCTTCGCTCGAATCACCCAGGGACTGCCAACCTGCAAGCTCGGGCGGATTGGTCTGAACTACTTCCGCTCCAATCCGGACGTCGTGTTTGCGATCGTGGAATCCGAGCGCATTGGAGAAGGCCCCAAACTTCCAGAAGGCAAACAACCCGCGCTCATGGGGATTCAGGGTGAGGATTCCGAGATCGGTGCCGGTCTGACGGCGATCACTCCGGATGGTCCTGCTGCCAAGGCGGGCCTCGAATCTGGAGACGTCGTCACCGAGATCGACGGCACCAAAGTCGAGAAATACCAGGATCTGATTGACGTTCTCCGAACCAAGTTCGCGGGCGACACCGTCTCGGTCAAGGCCCGTCGGGGAGACGAAGAAAAGACCTTCGAACTGACCTTCGCGGCACGTCCCACTCAGGGCGATACAAGACGCCCCTTCGCCGCATCGCTGGGTGGTCAGCAGGAGAACAAGCAGGACGAGCAGGGCGATGAGGGCTTCGAGACTGGCGGCGTCTACAAATCGACCGACGGTGGTGAAACATGGACTCGGATTAACAGCCTGAATCCTCGCCCGATGTACTTCAGCAAGATCCGTGTCGATCCCACTGATGAGCAACGACTCTACGTCCTCGGCATCGCCTTGTACCGTTCCCAGGACGGCGGAAAAACCTTCACGGCCGATGGAGCCAGAGAAGCGCACGCCGACAACCACGCGTTGTGGATCGATCCCCGAGATGGTCGCCACATCATCCTTGGTACTGACGGTGGAACCTATGTCTCCTACGATCGCTGCGAGCAATGGGACCACCTGAACCATCTTGCCCTCGGGCAGTTCTACCACGTCGCAATCGACACCAGGCGGCTTTATTCCGCCTACGGCGGCCTTCAGGACAACGGCACCTGGGGAGGCCCCGTCGCGACTCGTAATGGTCAGGGGCCGACCAACGAAGATTGGATTCGCGTGGGTGGCGGAGACGGCTTTCAGTGTCGCGTGGATCCGGACGACCCTGACCTGATCTACTACACGAGCCAGTATGGCGCCCTTCAACGCGTGAATCTCCGCACTGGAGAGCGCGGGAGCATTCGCCCCCCTCGGCCCGAAGGGACACGATATCGATGGAACTGGAACACCCCATTCATCCTTTCGAGCCACAACCCCAAGGTTTACTACGCAGCAGGGAATTACGTGTTCAGATCGCTGGATCGCGGGAATGATCTTCGGATCATCTCTCCCGAAATCACCAGGACTGACCGCGGCAGCGCAACAGCTCTGGCCGAGTCTCCCGTCGATCGCGACGTCCTTTACGTTGGCACCGATGACGGGAAGCTGTGGGTCTCCCGTGATGGCGGGGTGGTGTGGACTGATGTAACCGAGGCGCTTGGCCTGCCCGGTCCAAGAGGGATGAGCACAGTCGAGCCCTCTCGATTCGAGGCCGGACGATGTTACGTCGCCATCGACGCCCACCGCAACGACGACGACAATCCCTATCTGTTCGTCACCGAGGACTACGGCGAGACCTGGGAATCGATCACCAGCAACCTCCCTCGCGGTTCGACGCGATGCCTCCGTGAGGACGTGAAAAACCCCGAATTACTCTACTGTGGAACTGAGTTTGCCCTCTGGTTCTCGATCAATCGCGGCCAGTCGTGGCAGCGGCTCAACAGTAACCTGCCCACCGTGGCGATCCACGAGATCGCCATTCATCCCACCGCCGGAGAGATTGTGGCAGCCACTCACGGAAGGAGTCTCTGGGTTCTTGACGTGACCCCAATCCGAGAGCTGACCGAAGAGGTTCGGGAGGCAAAGGCCCATCTCTATCGCCCGTTGCCTGCAGTCCGATGGAAGCGAGAGCCGATTCGGGGTGGGACCAATCGGAAGTTCTATGGTGAGAACCCTACGAACGGAGGGGTACTCTATTACTCCTTGACCAGGGAGGCCGAGCAGGTCTCCTTGAACGTGGTGGATGCTGCCGGTCAGACCCTTCAAACCCTGCGAACATCCCGCCAACCTGGCCTGCACCGGGTTGTCTGGGATCTGACTCGAAGGCCGGAAGGCCGGAGGGGACTCCCAGGCGGCCGAAGAATGCAAGGCATTCCCGTTCCTCCGGGCACTTATGGGATCATCCTGGAGGTGGATGGCGAGAGCTTCCGGCAGACGATTCGGGTCGAGCAAGACCCGGCCTTGCCGGTTTCGGAATCCATCGTGGCCGATGCCGACTGGCAACCCATCAATGAGGAGGAAGAACCGAAGGGAGCCCGCAAGGCTCCGGTTGACTTTGATTGA